One Ignavibacteria bacterium genomic window carries:
- a CDS encoding DMT family protein → MESVAVRTILFLVISNLFMTIAWYGHLKFKQMEGFENLGLFAIILISWGLAFFEYCFMIPANRMGFIDNGGPFNLVQLKVMQEAITLVVFTIFTVIFFKDQKLTSNDFIGFVFLVLAVYFIFKK, encoded by the coding sequence ATGGAATCTGTTGCAGTCAGAACAATTTTGTTTCTTGTTATTTCGAATCTTTTCATGACCATTGCATGGTATGGACACTTAAAATTTAAACAGATGGAAGGTTTTGAGAATCTGGGATTGTTTGCAATAATTCTAATTAGCTGGGGACTGGCATTTTTCGAATACTGCTTTATGATTCCTGCCAACAGAATGGGCTTTATCGATAACGGAGGACCTTTTAACTTAGTTCAGCTGAAAGTTATGCAGGAAGCCATAACACTTGTCGTTTTTACGATTTTTACGGTCATTTTCTTTAAAGACCAGAAATTAACATCAAATGATTTCATCGGATTTGTTTTTCTCGTATTAGCCGT
- a CDS encoding DUF2165 domain-containing protein produces MALRISKIAVLFVIAANITVVVWNNLVDYNSNYVFISHVMSMDTTFPDNALMSRSVTSSFWWNFCYILVIITEIIMAILCWIGFVKLIKNRKQNFDVFNDSKKFAIYGLTLGLILFGFVFITIAGEWFLMWQSKQWNAVEPSLKMFIMSGVALIFISSKD; encoded by the coding sequence ATGGCTTTAAGAATATCAAAAATCGCCGTGCTGTTTGTGATTGCCGCAAATATAACCGTAGTTGTATGGAATAATCTTGTTGATTATAACTCAAACTATGTGTTCATCAGCCACGTTATGAGCATGGACACGACATTCCCCGATAACGCTCTGATGTCAAGAAGCGTAACCTCTTCTTTCTGGTGGAATTTCTGTTACATATTGGTGATTATTACGGAGATTATAATGGCAATACTTTGCTGGATTGGATTTGTAAAGCTTATTAAAAACCGTAAACAAAATTTTGATGTGTTTAATGATTCTAAAAAATTTGCCATATATGGATTAACTTTAGGATTAATTTTGTTTGGCTTTGTGTTTATCACGATAGCAGGAGAGTGGTTTCTTATGTGGCAGTCAAAGCAGTGGAACGCCGTTGAACCGTCTTTGAAAATGTTTATAATGTCAGGAGTTGCGTTGATTTTTATTTCATCAAAAGATTAG
- the ddlA gene encoding D-alanine--D-alanine ligase: protein MSKEKKRVGIIFGGRSAEHEISLLSAKNVIEAIDKNKYDVVLIGIDKQGKWYLNEDSSFLLEASDPQKIKLETTSEELALIPGDIDDKMISLNNKKSIGRIDVVFPILHGTFGEDGTVQGLLKLSDIPFVGPDVLGSAVGMDKDVMKRLLIEAGIKNSKYLAFNKYSYGKTTPDAIIKHLGLPLFVKPANMGSSVGISKAHDKAELIKAIEDAFLYDNKILIEENISGREIECSVLGNEEPIASLPGEVHPTHEFYDYNAKYLDENGATFEIPAKLPQDIIHAIQQIACDTFKILCCEGMARVDFFLTDAGEIYVNEINTIPGFTKISMYPKMWEASGISYSELITKLLELAMQRFERDKRLKTSYFS, encoded by the coding sequence TTGAGCAAAGAAAAAAAGCGTGTTGGAATAATTTTCGGCGGACGCTCTGCCGAGCATGAAATATCACTTTTATCTGCAAAGAATGTAATTGAGGCAATCGATAAAAATAAATATGATGTTGTTCTAATCGGCATCGATAAGCAGGGAAAGTGGTATTTAAATGAAGATTCAAGTTTTTTGCTTGAAGCATCAGACCCGCAAAAAATTAAGCTCGAAACCACAAGCGAAGAGCTTGCACTAATCCCCGGTGATATTGATGACAAAATGATTTCTTTGAACAATAAAAAATCAATCGGAAGAATCGATGTTGTCTTTCCCATTCTTCACGGAACGTTCGGTGAAGACGGCACCGTGCAGGGTTTGCTGAAGCTTTCAGATATTCCATTTGTCGGTCCTGATGTTCTCGGTTCCGCAGTGGGAATGGATAAAGACGTTATGAAGCGTTTGCTCATCGAAGCGGGAATTAAAAATTCAAAATATCTTGCATTCAATAAATATTCATACGGCAAGACAACTCCCGATGCGATAATCAAGCATCTCGGTCTGCCCTTGTTCGTAAAGCCGGCAAACATGGGTTCATCAGTCGGCATTTCAAAAGCACATGATAAAGCCGAGCTCATCAAAGCAATTGAGGATGCTTTTTTATACGATAATAAAATTTTAATCGAAGAAAATATTTCAGGGCGTGAAATCGAATGCTCCGTACTTGGCAACGAAGAACCAATTGCTTCACTGCCCGGCGAAGTTCACCCGACTCATGAATTTTATGATTACAACGCAAAGTATCTCGACGAAAACGGTGCTACTTTTGAAATTCCAGCAAAGCTTCCGCAGGACATCATTCACGCAATTCAGCAAATTGCCTGCGATACTTTTAAAATTCTTTGCTGTGAAGGAATGGCAAGAGTAGATTTCTTCTTGACCGATGCCGGAGAAATTTATGTGAATGAAATCAACACGATTCCCGGGTTTACAAAAATCAGCATGTATCCGAAAATGTGGGAGGCAAGCGGCATTTCTTACTCGGAGCTTATCACAAAATTACTCGAGCTCGCAATGCAGCGTTTCGAAAGAGATAAAAGATTAAAAACTTCTTATTTCAGCTAA